One Pochonia chlamydosporia 170 chromosome 5, whole genome shotgun sequence DNA segment encodes these proteins:
- a CDS encoding WD domain-containing protein (similar to Cordyceps militaris CM01 XP_006666607.1): protein MASDADSVPQSNGSGAPRSNGSTGVASQRTVLPSGVTNGTHKSAALTANGSTANGDKPATAPARPASYFGHNREEVTRILIQALSDMGYQTAAESVSQESGFKLENPTVSAFRSAVLEGSWSEAEDLLTGATVAGQDDNNGEVGNGLVLAPGSDRAVMRFGMRQQKFLELLETRDTTRALHVLRAELTPLHQDTIKLHFLSSLLMCLSTEDLMAKANWDGARGESRKRLLSELSRCISPSVMLPENRLAVLLHQVKQSQINSCLFHTAASSPSLYSDHLCDRRVFPRDIVLELTEMRGEVWEVQFSHDGSLLAACGSGDSVIIWETESFRVVNALTIQLQKDHHSGVASISWSPDDTKMVTCSQDNFARLWDAKTGSLIKKLKRFDEPVSGCVWASDGKSFVLGTLDNKRSLCTFNSEGEELVQWNKKHRVQTLAGSPDGQWLVAADNFSNMYVYNGITRELEYELDLGARPISLAISQDSRQLLVNKEDSEAQLVDLITRTTVQKFLGHATDRCVIRATFGGANESFAMSGSEDGKVVIWHKNIGAAVERLSSYSPKRCNCVVWNPTDPYMLASCNDDGIVRIWANRTRGSEIRSRIPGLTGWKHPVDPLPYS from the exons ATGGCATCCGACGCTGATTCCGTCCCGCAGTCGAATGGGAGTGGCGCCCCTCGCTCAAATGGTTCAACTGGAGTTGCTTCCCAGAGGACAGTGTTGCCCAGCGGTGTAACCAACGGGACGCACAAGTCTGCTGCTTTAACCGCCAATGGATCGACGGCAAACGGAGACAAACCCGCGACAGCACCCGCGCGACCTGCATCATATTTCGGACACAACAGAGAGGAGGTGACTCGGATTTTGATTCAGGCATTGTCTGATATGGGATATCAAACAGCAGCTGAGAGTGTGAGCCAGGAAAGCGGCTTTAAACTAGAAAATCCTACAGTATCGGCCTTTCGGTCTGCTGTGTTGGAAGGCTCCTGGTCCGAAGCCGAAGATCTACTAACAGGAGCTACTGTAGCAGGACAAGACGACAATAACGGCGAGGTAGGCAATGGACTCGTGCTAGCACCAGGCTCGGACCGAGCTGTCATGAGATTTGGAATGCGGCAACAGAAATTCCTCGAACTGTTGGAAACCAGAGATACGACTCGAGCCCTTCACGTATTGCGTGCAGAGTTGACACCGCTCCACCAAGACACCATCAAGTTACACTTCCTTTCCAGCCTCTTGATGTGCCTGTCAACTGAGGActtgatggcaaaggcaaactgGGACGGAGCCCGAGGAGAGTCACGCAAGAGACTGCTGTCGGAGCTTTCAA GATGTATATCACCTTCGGTTATGCTCCCTGAGAACCGTCTTGCAGTTCTGCTCCACCAGGTCAAGCAGAGCCAAATCAACTCATGTCTTTTCCATACTGCTGCCTCATCTCCTTCACTGTACTCAGACCATCTTTGTGATCGACGAGTATTTCCGAGGGATATCGTGCTGGAGCTGACCGAAATGAGAGGCGAAGTCTGGGAAGTGCAATTTTCTCATGACGGATCTCTGCTTGCGGCCTGTGGATCTGGTGACAGTGTTATCATATGGGAGACTGAATCATTCCGAGTTGTGAATGCACTCACTATACAGCTCCAGAAAGATCACCATTCCGGTGTAGCAAGTATTTCATGGAGCCCAGATGACACAAAGATGGTGACGTGCTCACAAGACAACTTTGCCCGATTATGGGACGCAAAG ACTGGCTCATTGATCAAGAAACTAAAGAGGTTTGACGAACCAGTTAGCGGCTGTGTCTGGGCTAGTGACGGCAAATCGTTTGTCCTCGGCACATTAGACAACAAACGCAGCCTATGTACATTTAACAGTGAGGGCGAGGAGTTGGTCCAATGGAACAAGAAGCATCGTGTGCAAACCTTGGCGGGCTCACCTGACGGACAATGGCTTGTAGCAGCGGACAACTTTAGCAACATGTACGTCTACAACGGCATCACTCGAGAGTTGGAGTATGAATTAGATTTGGGAGCCCGACCAATATCTCTGGCAATTAGCCAGGACTCACGACAGCTGCTTGTCAACAAAGAGGATAGCGAAGCACAGCTTGTCGACTTGATAACGAGAACGACGGTGCAGAAATTCCTTGGGCACGCAACGGACCGGTGCGTCATTCGAGCAACGTTTGGAGGTGCTAATGAGAGCTTTGCAATGAGCGGCAGTGAAGACGGCAAAGTGGTCATCTGGCATAAAAACATTGGGGCCGCCGTCGAGAGGCTCTCCAGTTACTCTCCCAAGCGATGCAACTGCGTGGTTTGGAATCCAACTGACCCATATATGCTGGCATCCTGCAACGATGACGGAATCGTCAGAAT ATGGGCAAATCGCACCAGAGGCTCGGAAATCCGGTCGAGAATACCTGGGCTAACAGGATGGAAGCACCCGGTTGATCCTCTGCCGTACTCTTAG
- a CDS encoding vacuolar sorting protein 1 (similar to Aspergillus terreus NIH2624 XP_001217824.1): MSGNLATPGGISDPALIQLVNKLQDVFATVGVNNPIDLPQIVVVGSQSSGKSSVLENIVGRDFLPRGSGIVTRRPLVLQLINRPAQTNGVKPEEVSTANDKAANADEWGEFLHIPGQKYYDFSKIREEIARETEAKVGKNSGISPAPINLRIYSPNVLTLTLVDLPGLTKVPVGDQPRDIERQIREMVLKYIGKSNAIILAVTAANIDLANSDGLKLAREVDPEGQRTIGVLTKVDLMDDGTDVIDILSNRVIPLRLGYVPVVNRGQRDIDNKKAINVALDAEKAFFENHKAYRNKSSYCGTPYLARKLNLILMMHIKQTLPDIKARISSSLQKYTSELESLGPSMLGNSANIVLNIITEFTNEWRTVLDGNNTELSSTELSGGARISFVFHELYANGVKAVDPFDVVKDVDIRTILYNSSGSSPALFVGTTAFELIVKQQIKRLEDPSLKCVSLAYDELVRILSQLLGKQLYRRYPQLKEKMHGVVIAFFKKAMEPTNKLVRDLVSMESCYINTGHPDFLNGHRAMAIVNERYNPSKPVQVDPKTGKPLPQSSTPARAASPTVPDVDGSANAGFFGSFFAAKNKKKAAAMEAPPPTLKASGNLSERENIEVEVIKLLISSYYNIVKRTMIDMVPKAIMLNLVQFTKDEMQRELLENMYRTDTLDDLLKESDFTIRRRKECQQMVESLGKASEIVSQVQ; the protein is encoded by the exons ATGAGTGGCAACCTCGCGACCCCGGGGGGTATCTCAGATCCCGCCCTCATCCA GCTCgtcaacaagcttcaagatgtCTTTGCGACCGTCGGAGTAAACAACCCCATCGATTTACCTCAGATTGTCGTCGTGGGCAGTCAATCTAGTGGCAAGAGTTCAGTGTTGGAGAATATCGTGGGTCGAGACTT CTTACCACGAGGCTCTGGTATCGTTACGAGACGTCCCCTAGTATTGCAGCTTATCAACCGCCCTGCCCAAACGAATGGCGTCAAGCCCGAGGAGGTGTCTACAGCAAACGACAAGGCAGCCAACGCCGACGAGTGGGGAGAGTTCTTGCACATCCCTGGTCAAAAATACTATGATTTTAGCAAGATCAGAGAGGAGATTGCTCGCGAGACGGAAGCAAAGGTCGGAAAAAACTCTGGCATCTCGCCTGCTCCAATCAACCTGCGAATCTACTCTCCTAACGTCCTTACCCTGACGCTGGTCGATTTGCCCGGTCTCACCAAGGTTCCCGTCGGAGACCAACCCCGCGATATCGAGCGACAGATTCGAGAGATGGTCTTGAAGTATATTGGAAAGTCGAATGCCATTATTCTGGCCGTTACcgcagccaacattgacTTGGCCAATTCCGATGGTCTAAAACTTGCCCGCGAAGTTGACCCTGAGGGTCAACGTACCATTGGTGTCTTGACCAAGGTCGATTTGATGGACGATGGAACCGATGTTATCGATATTCTGTCGAACCGTGTCATTCCCTTGCGTCTTGGTTACGTCCCCGTAGTCAATCGTGGCCAACGCGACATTGACAATAAAAAGGCCATCAACGTTGCTCTTGACGCCGAGAAGGCCTTCTTCGAGAACCACAAAGCTTACCGAAACAAGAGCTCATACTGCGGAACCCCTTATCTGGCACGCAAGCTGAACTTGATTCTCATGATGCACATCAAGCAAACACTGCCCGACATTAAAGCCAGAATTTCCAGCTCGCTGCAAAAATACACCAGCGAGCTGGAGAGTTTGGGACCTTCTATGCTCGGAAACAGCGCCAACATTGTTCTCAACATTATTACCGAATTTACAAACGAGTGGCGGACAGTATTGGACGGTAACAATACGGAGCTTTCCAGCACCGAGCTGTCTGGCGGTGCTCGTATCAGCTTCGTTTTCCACGAACTGTATGCGAATGGGGTCAAGGCTGTGGATccttttgatgttgtcaaggacgTTGATATTCGAACCATCCTGTACAACTCGTCTGGCTCCTCCCCAGCACTGTTTGTTGGCACCACTGCCTTCGAGCTCATTGTGAAGCAGCAGATCAAGAGGCTGGAAGACCCCAGCTTGAAGTGTGTCTCCCTCGCCTACGACGAACTTGTTCGAATCTTGTCacagcttcttggcaagcAGCTGTACCGCCGCTATCCCcagctcaaggagaagatgcaCGGTGTTGTGATTGCCTTCTTCAAAAAGGCTATGGAGCCTACTAACAAGCTGGTGCGCGATCTTGTTTCTATGGAGTCATGCTACATCAACACCGGCCACCCTGATTTCTTGAATGGCCACCGC gccatggccattgtcaacgaGCGATACAACCCTTCCAAGCCAGTCCAAGTTGACCCAAAGACCGGCAAGCCTCTGCCACAGTCCAGCACACCTGCTCGGGCTGCTAGTCCCACAGTTCCCGATGTCGATGGTTCTGCCAACGCTGGTTTCTTTGGCAGTTTCTTTgctgccaagaacaagaagaaggctgccgcCATGGAAGCCCCTCCGCCAACCCTCAAGGCCTCTGGTAACCTTTCTGAGCGCGAGAACATCGAGGTGGAAGTTATCA AGCTGCTCATTTCGTCATACTACAACATTGTCAAGCGCACCATGATTGACATGGTCCCCAAGGCAATTATGCTGAACCTCGTGCA GTTCACCAAGGACGAAATGCAACGCGAACTGCTCGAAAACATGTACCGAACGGATACGCTCGACGATTTGCTCAAGGAGAGCGACTTCACGATACGAAGACGGAAGGAGTGCCAGCAAATGGTTGAATCTCTCGGCAAGGCCAGTGAAATTGTCAGTCAGGTTCAGTGA
- a CDS encoding CoA-transferase family III (similar to Colletotrichum fioriniae PJ7 XP_007600950.1), with protein sequence MTTPGPPPLTGIKVLEFAGLAPGPFAGMLLADAGASVIRIDRASDTRSLPTSDSLTRHKASIAVDLKSPHGTSFIKELVAQGADVLIDPFRPGVLEKLGLGPDVLLRINPRLIYGRLTGYRRDGKYANMAGHDINYIAVSGALSLLGRADDTPHPPTNILADFAGGGANLFQGILLALLARQTSGKGQVVEANMVDGSAYLATFTRFGLKSGMGARGRGRNLLDGGCPYYETYETKDGKYFSVGALEPQFFRELIKGLGLLDQGLEEKRFDFDEWPGMRALFKDTFKQKTRAEWEAIFDGTDACAAPVLDYDELENDTAREGDQRPSVTLRGTPCLAIKQRPEGQADPVMHGQGQGVAGDGYEGGTLAPGDGGDDMLEKWLGWKRGREYDVQKGAYVLTRGVSKL encoded by the coding sequence ATGACAACACCAGGCCCCCCTCCCCTCACGGGCATCAAAGTCCTCGAATTCGCAGGCCTCGCACCCGGCCCCTTCGCAGGCATGCTCCTCGCCGACGCAGGCGCCTCCGTAATCCGCATCGACCGCGCCTCCGACACGCGCTCCCTACCAACCTCCGACTCCCTCACCCGGCACAAGGCCTCCATAGCCGTAGACCTCAAGTCCCCCCACGGAACCTCCTTCATAAAAGAACTAGTCGCCCAAGGCGCCGACGTGCTCATCGACCCCTTCCGTCCAGGTGTCCTCGAGAAACTCGGCCTCGGACCCGACGTCCTCCTCAGAATCAACCCCCGCCTGATATACGGCCGTCTAACAGGGTACAGACGGGACGGGAAATACGCAAACATGGCCGGCCACGACATAAATTACATTGCTGTCTCCGGCGCGCTCAGCCTGCTCGGCCGTGCGGACGACACGCCGCACCCGCCGACGAATATCCTCGCTGACTTTGCTGGCGGGGGTGCGAATCTCTTCCAGGGGATTTTACTGGCTTTGCTTGCGAGACAGACTTCCGGAAAGGGACAGGTCGTGGAGGCGAACATGGTGGATGGGTCAGCATATCTCGCTACGTTTACGAGGTTTGGTCTGAAATCAGGGATGGGGGCTCGCGGTCGTGGAAGGAACTTATTAGACGGCGGGTGTCCTTATTACGAGACGTATGAAACCAAGGACGGGAAGTACTTCTCCGTAGGGGCTCTGGAGCCCCAATTCTTCAGAGAACTCATCAAGGGATTGGGCCTTCTGGATCAGGGGCTCGAGGAGAAGCGgttcgactttgacgagTGGCCTGGCATGCGGGCCCTTTTCAAAGACACGTTCAAGCAGAAGACACGAGCGGAGTGGGAGGCTATCTTCGACGGCACGGACGCGTGTGCCGCTCCGGTGCTGGACTACGATGAATTAGAGAACGACACTGCGAGGGAGGGGGATCAGCGTCCGTCAGTGACGTTACGCGGGACTCCGTGTTTGGCGATAAAACAGCGGCCAGAGGGACAAGCTGATCCTGTTATGCACGGACAGGGACAAGGcgttgctggagatggatATGAAGGCGGGACATTGGCGCCgggggatggtggtgacgacatgttggagaagtGGCTCGGTTGGAAAAGAGGGAGGGAATATGATGTGCAGAAGGGTGCTTATGTATTGACAAGAGGAGTGTCGAAGCTGTAA